One Malus domestica chromosome 11, GDT2T_hap1 genomic region harbors:
- the LOC103408064 gene encoding uncharacterized protein: MVIGCDDVGSGAVSDFVYLILEVIRRCSVKVFTNIMPRKVRKSRRAAEIQHASLGVINDEVYPDDVILQDVPTSYDEEYNNVSNSLLFHNNTTNHVQPNTSVLKQNAFIGNGFNSSSSAASTSHEITVPVFLANDATLRDIFITDTQDNHPVRSSHVIGQAAYQKKKKRVDPDYVDFGPRNSQCQYCGALFWSTERLKTNISSVRRPQFTACCMSEKVKFPPVKPTPAYLEHLLNSTNSQESSHFKTNVRLYNSMMGFTSMGAKVDASINKGQGPYVFKINGQVHHLMGSLLPLEGESPKFAQLYIYDTQNEINNRISCFPHSEVSSKVDEQIVSGLIKMLDECNELVQLFRVARDKINEQSTSSLRLRLHGTPSNHDAQYNLPTCDGIGGLIVGDIGQFHTERDIIIEHRATGLQRITKLHPKYMALQYPLLFPYGEDGYNKGLPWNPNFRGKKPKTGGVSMRAFVGYQIQDRPGQDNTLLKGGRLFQQYLVDAYATLEEERLDFIRRNQNSLRTERLKGIHEALRKGNASGSDIGKRIILPTSFTGSARYMINNYQDAMAICRHLGNPDLFITFTCNAKWPEIIEDLRERPGCRVEDRPDIVSRIFKAKLDHLVKYIKSGKPFGKVESVIYTIEFQKRGLPHCHILVWVSKEYKCHSPSDVDSIISAEIPSQEFDKDRYDVVALYMIHGLCGLANEKSPCMKEKKCLKRFPKPFANETTFQSDGFVAYKRREMENHFVVKNGVKLNSAFVVLYNRELLLKYQAHINVESCCQSMLIKYLFKYITKGVDRARAVFEDQEFDEIVAYLNCRYLCPYEAVWRLLQFHIHFREPAVQRLCVHLPSDQNVVFQEDDNLNYIVNQPNLESTMLTNWFEMNAQDPDACQLSYVEFPSKYVWNSENKEWTRRKSGRCLGRVAYVHPAAGELYYLRLLLNYQKGGFCFDDLRTIKGVLQPTFQAACNSLGLLRDDKEWNNAMLEAMVTASSYQLRQLFVTLVLFCDVADPTTLFEAHWKMMCDDILKKMVNAFGLQDMSKYEDELRNSLLYELEKLFVASNSSLSKHHLPVPNKDLMDKLKNRSLREELNYNTESLKEQHSLLMAQLNKEQKIVYDSVIEVVDGNKSGLFFVHGHGGTGKTFLWTTIIAKIRSENRIVLAVASSGIASLLLPGGRTAHSRFKIPISITDCSLCEIKKGTHLAQLISNAALIVWDEAPMNHKQCFETLDRSLRDVLKGSKPGFDDLPFGGKPILFGGDFRQILPVVPNGTRADIVEASLTSSYLWPYLTVFFLKENMRLSKTGLNEQEKQELADFANWILQIGNSNVVNSILSTDEESSWVEMSKDFLINFDDDPIKNMVSAVYTDFETNFHDVSYLKERAIVTPRNNTVTEINDFMLTMVPGEGHTYLSFDSVSSSTENVENLDILYPLEFLNQLDLPGLPHHKLALKVGMPVMLLRNLNQSCGLCNGTRLVVMQLTDRIVEAKIITGSNIGERVYIPRIITESSENKYPFTLRRRQFPLRICYPMTVNKSQGQSLKIVGLFLSQTVFSHGQLYVALSRVTSKQGLKIVIAHDSDMPYGYTKNIVYKDVLNCLHEGKPVLGSTGSTVCIFNPDIPQLSKYKQEFEYLKTSIEILQTSAEKYGKGTIMADSEQKTIEQLLLLDPTLNKNTSFVCQATIVDYDLTRGWWYKSCPYCHKNVKNTYGTFRCFEHGPLEKMPEPWFKMNFIVEDATNQFNFLVIGRIAEKLLGISCHSLVIEEGYDDSSVLPPHLQKLVGSTKKFQVRFGNQNNEFANIDFVVHGIIEEEASVDPKLSSIVPRTPTTNTGKQVIDAATPIPVTTLESHIRQIESVATNKGVKRTLFVENEPSKARSKHDEGSQPLSTNSARISAEFSNLVVPKVEPKDKTPISALRSKSQTKKIKDSIGDVHSQKK; encoded by the exons TCCGCTGCTAGCACTTCACATGAAATTACTGTCCCTGTTTTCCTTGCCAATGATGCCACTTTGCGTGATATATTTATCACTGATACTCAAGATAATCATCCTGTTAGAAGCTCACATGTGATTGGCCAGGCCgcttatcaaaaaaaaaaaaaac GTGTTGATCCAGACTATGTTGATTTTGGCCCTAGAAATTCTCAATGTCAATATTGTGGCGCTTTGTTTTGGTCTACAGAGCGATTAAAAACAAACATTTCTTCTGTTAGAAGACCACAATTCACTGCATGCTGTATGAGTGAAAAAGTTAAATTCCCACCTGTTAAGCCCACTCCTGCTTATTTGGAACATCTGCTAAATTCAACAAATTCTCAAGAAAGTTCGCATTTCAAAACAAATGTTAGGTTGTATAATTCAATGATGGGATTCACTTCAATGGGGGCTAAAGTTGATGCATCGATAAACAAGGGTCAAGGTCCTTATGTTTTTAAGATTAATGGTCAAGTGCATCATTTAATGGGTTCTTTGTTGCCTCTTGAAGGCGAGAGCCCTAAGTTTGCGCAACTCTACATTTATGACACTCAAAATGAAATCAACAATCGGATCAGTTGTTTTCCTCATTCAGAAGTATCTTCAAAGGTTGACGAACAAATTGTTAGTGGGCTCATTAAAATGTTAGATGAGTGTAATGAGTTGGTTCAATTATTTAGAGTTGCAAGGGATAAGATTAATGAACAGTCAACAAGTTCTTTGCGCTTGCGTTTACACGGCACACCGAGCAACCATGATGCGCAATATAATTTGCCAACATGTGATGGGATAGGAGGGTTAATAGTTGGGGATATCGGTCAATTTCATACCGAAAGAGATATTATTATAGAACACAGGGCAACTGGTCTGCAAAGGATAACAAAGTTGCATCCGAAATATATGGCCCTTCAATATCCTCTACTTTTCCCATATGGTGAAGATGGATACAATAAGGGTCTCCCTTGGAATCCAAATTTTAGAGGGAAAAAACCCAAGACTGGCGGGGTGTCTATGAGAGCATTTGTGGGTTACCAAATTCAGGATAGACCAGGACAGGATAACACCCTGTTAAAGGGTGGCAGATTATTTCAACAATATTTAGTAGATGCATATGCCACGCTTGAAGAAGAAAGACTTGATTTCATTAGGAGAAATCAAAATTCTTTGAGAACTGAGCGTCTTAAGGGAATTCATGAGGCGTTGAGAAAAGGAAATGCAAGTGGTTCCGACATTGGTAAGAGAATTATCTTACCAACTTCATTTACTGGCAGTGCTAGATACATGATAAATAATTATCAGGATGCTATGGCTATATGCCGTCACTTAGGAAATCCTGATTTATTTATCACATTTACATGCAATGCTAAGTGGCCTGAAATTATCGAAGATCTACGTGAAAGACCTGGTTGTAGGGTTGAAGACAGACCAGACATTGTATCTAGAATTTTCAAAGCAAAACTTGACCATCTGGTTAAGTATATAAAATCAGGAAAACCTTTTGGCAAAGTTGAATCTG TGATTTACACAATTGAATTTCAAAAAAGAGGTCTCCCGCATTGCCACATCTTGGTCTGGGTCAGTAAAGAGTATAAGTGTCATTCTCCTTCCGATGTGGATTCAATCATTTCGGCTGAAATTCCTAGCCAAGAATTTGACAAAGATAGGTATGATGTTGTTGCACTGTACATGATTCATGGTCTATGCGGTCTTGCAAATGAAAAATCCCCTtgcatgaaagaaaaaaaatgtttaaagagATTCCCAAAACCTTTTGCAAATGAAACTACTTTTCAATCTGATGGTTTTGTTGCATACAAACGTAGAGAAatggaaaatcattttgttgtaAAAAATGGTGTGAAGCTTAATAGTGCGTTTGTTGTCCTTTACAATCGTGAATTGTTATTAAAGTATCAAGCACATATAAATGTTGAATCGTGTTGTCAATCAATGCTTATTAAATACCTTTTCAAGTATATCACCAAGGGTGTTGATAGGGCCAGAGCTGTTTTTGAGGATCAAGAGTTTGATGAAATTGTGGCTTATCTAAATTGCAGATATTTATGCCCTTATGAAGCAGTTTGGAGATTGTTACAATTTCATATTCACTTTAGAGAACCAGCTGTTCAAAGATTGTGTGTGCATCTTCCTTCTGATCAAAATGTTGTCTTTCAAGAGGATGATAATTTAAACTACATTGTTAACCAACCTAATCTTGAAAGCACAATGTTAACAAATTGGTTTGAAATGAATGCTCAAGATCCTGATGCATGCCAGTTATCTTATGTTGAATTTCCTTCAAAATATGTTTGGAATAGTGAAAATAAAGAGTGGACTCGAAGGAAAAGTGGTAGATGTCTAGGTAGAGTTGCGTATGTTCACCCTGCTGCTGGTGAATTATACTATTTAAGATTATTGCTTAATTATCAAAAAGGTGGCTTTTGTTTTGATGATTTAAGAACAATTAAAGGTGTTCTTCAACCCACATTTCAAGCTGCATGCAACTCGCTAGGTCTGTTAAGAGATGATAAGGAGTGGAACAACGCAATGTTAGAAGCGATGGTCACTGCATCATCGTATCAATTGCGACAGTTGTTTGTTACattagttttgttttgtgaTGTTGCTGATCCGACAACTTTGTTTGAGGCACATTGGAAAATGATGTGTGATGACATCTTGAAAAAGATGGTTAATGCTTTTGGCTTGCAAGATATGTCTAAGTATGAGGATGAACTTAGAAATTCTCTTTTGTATGAGTTAGAAAAGTTGTTTGTAGCTTCAAATAGTTCTCTGTCTAAACATCACCTCCCAGTTCCAAACAAAGATTTGATGGATAAACTTAAGAATAGAAGTTTAAGAGAGGAGTTAAACTATAACACTGAATCGTTGAAAGAGCAGCATTCACTGTTGATGGCACAGTTGAATAAAGAGCAAAAAATAGTTTATGATAGTGTCATAGAGGTTGTTGATGGAAACAAGTCTGGTCTGTTTTTTGTTCATGGACATGGTGGAACTGGTAAGACTTTTTTGTGGACCACTATCATAGCTAAGATTAGATCAGAGAACCGTATTGTTTTGGCTGTTGCTTCATCTGGAATTGCCTCCCTTTTGCTTCCTGGTGGAAGAACTGCACACTCTCGATTTAAAATCCCCATCAGCATTACGGATTGTTCACTTtgtgaaataaaaaaaggaactcatctagCACAATTAATTAGTAATGCAGCTCTTATTGTATGGGATGAAGCACCAATGAATcataaacaatgttttgaaactTTAGATAGATCTCTTCGTGATGTTCTTAAAGGGTCTAAACCAGGTTTTGATGATTTGCCATTTGGAGGAAAGCCAATTCTCTTTGGAGGTGATTTTAGACAAATCTTACCTGTTGTTCCAAATGGAACTAGGGCTGACATTGTTGAAGCTTCATTGACAAGTTCTTATCTTTGGCCTTATCTAACTGTTTTTTTTCTCAAAGAAAACATGAGGCTTTCAAAAACTGGTTTGAATGAGCAGGAAAAACAAGAGTTAGCTGATTTTGCAAATTGGATATTACAAATTGGAAACAGTAATGTTGTTAATTCTATATTGTCAACTGATGAAGAAAGTTCTTGGGTTGAAATGTCAAAAGACTTTCTTattaattttgatgatgatCCCATCAAAAACATGGTTTCAGCAGTGTACACAgattttgaaacaaattttcATGATGTATCATATTTGAAAGAAAGAGCCATTGTCACACCGAGAAACAACACGGTAACTGAGATAAATGATTTTATGTTGACTATGGTGCCTGGCGAAGGTCACACGTACCTCAGTTTTGATTCTGTGTCTTCTTCGACAGAAAATGTTGAAAATCTTGATATACTTTATCCGCTAGAATTTCTGAACCAACTTGACTTACCTGGTTTGCCGCACCACAAGCTGGCATTGAAAGTTGGTATGCCAGTTATGTTGCTTAGGAATTTAAATCAAAGTTGTGGATTGTGTAATGGGACAAGATTAGTGGTGATGCAGTTAACTGATAGAATTGTGGAAGCAAAGATCATAACGGGTAGCAACATTGGTGAAAGAGTTTACATTCCAAGAATCATTACCGAGTCATCAGAAAATAAATATCCGTTTACTTTGCGGAGAAGACAATTTCCTCTTAGAATTTGTTATCCAATGACAGTTAATAAGAGTCAAGGACAATCTTTGAAGATTGTTGGGCTATTTCTATCTCAAACAGTTTTTTCTCATGGACAGCTCTACGTTGCATTGTCTAGGGTCACCTCAAAACAGGGTCTTAAAATTGTGATTGCTCATGATAGCGATATGCCTTATGGATACACAAAGAACATTGTTTATAaagatgttttgaattgtttacATGAAg GAAAACCTGTTTTGGGGAGCACAGGCTCAACAGTTTGTATTTTCAATCCTGATATCCCACAACTTTCAAAATATAAACAAGA GTTTGAATACCTCAAAACATCCATTGAAATTCTACAAACTTCTGCTGAAAAGTATGGAAAGGGTACTATTATGGCTGATTCTGAACAGAAGACAATTGAACAATTGCTTCTCCTTGATCCAACATTAAACAAG AATACAAGTTTTGTATGCCAAGCAACAATTGTCGATTACGATTTGACCAGAGGATGGTGGTACAAGTCGTGCCCGTATTGCCacaaaaatgtgaaaaataCATATGGAACTTTCCGATGCTTTGAACATGGGCCACTCGAAAAAATGCCTGAGCCATG GTTTAAAATGAATTTTATTGTGGAAGATGCCACAAATCAATTCAACTTCTTAGTGATCGGAAGGATTGCTGAAAAACTTCTGGGTATCTCTTGCCACTCTTTGGTCATAGAAGAAGGCTACGATGACTCTTCTGTGTTGCCGCCGCACCTTCAAAAATTGGTTGGCAGCACGAAAAAATTCCAAGTCCGTTTTGGTAATCAAAACAATGAGTTTGCCAACATCGACTTTGTTGTTCATGGAATAATTGAGGAAGAAGCATCAGTTGACCCAAAACTTAGTTCGATTGTACCACGTACACCTACTACCAACACTGGGAAACAAGTTATTGATGCAGCAACCCCTATCCCTGTTACGACCTTGGAATCCCATATCCGACAAATCGAATCAGTTGCGACAAACAAGGGTGTAAAGAGGACACTATTTGTTGAAAATGAACCTTCAAAAGCTCGCAG CAAACATGATGAGGGGAGCCAACCACTGTCTACTAATTCAGCCAGAATCTCAGCGGAATTCTCTAACTTGGTTGTCCCAAAAGTTGAACCTAAAGACAAAACGCCAATCAGTGCATTAAGAAGTAAAtcacaaacaaagaaaatcaagGACAG TATTGGAGATGTTCATTCGCAAAAGAAATGA
- the LOC103413355 gene encoding asparagine--tRNA ligase, cytoplasmic 1-like produces MAGDSMPSSAQLAKVTLSDDSSVLKAEFSDRVLIRSIISRPDGGSRLAGQTVRIGGWVKTGRKADKDAFAFLELNDGSCAGNLQVIVKADKYDLGQLVQTGTCLSVDGMLKLPPDGKKQKVELDVEKVIHVGPVDPAKYPLPKTRLTLEFLRDRLHMRSRTNTISAVTRIRDALAFATHSFFHKHGFLYVQTPIITTSDCEGAGEMFQVTTLISGAEKLEKDLIENPPPSEANIEAAKLNVKQRGDDVAQLKSAKASKQDIDAAVVELKKAKDNVLKLEERSKLQPGIPRKDGKVDYTQDFFARQAFLTVSGQLQVESYACALSSVYTFGPTFRAENSHTSRHLAEFWMVEPEIAFAELEDDMNCAEAYVKFLCQWLLDECREDMEFMADKIDKTCIDRLAMVAKTPFKRISYTEAVDLLIDAVKKGKKFENHVEWGIDLASEHERYLTEVLFQKPVIVYNYPKGIKAFYMRLNDDLKTVAAMDVLVPKVGELIGGSQREERYDVIISRIEEMGLPVEPYEWYLDLRRFGTVKHCGFGLGFERMVLFATGIDNIRDVIPFPRYPGRADL; encoded by the exons ATGGCTGGTGATTCCATGCCTTCAAGTGCCCAGCTCGCGAAAGTAACCTTAAGTGACGATTCCTCCGTTCTAAAAGCTGAGTTTTCTGACAGAGTCCTCATCCGTTCCATTATTTCGCGACCTGATGGAGGGTCCAGGTTGGCCGGGCAGACAGTCCGGATTGGTGGGTGGGTGAAGACTGGTCGGAAGGCAGACAAGGATGCATTTGCATTCCTGGAGCTGAACGATGGGTCATGCGCAGGCAACCTTCAGGTGATTGTAAAAGCTGACAAGTATGACCTTGGGCAGCTTGTACAGACTGGTACTTGCCTGTCTGTGGATGGTATGCTTAAGCTTCCCCCTGATGGGAAAAAGCAGAAGGTGGAGCTTGATGTTGAGAAGGTGATCCATGTGGGTCCGGTTGACCCAGCTAAATACCCGTTGCCCAAGACCAGGCTCACCCTCGAGTTTTTGAGGGACCGTCTTCATATGCGTTCCAGAACCAACACT ATCTCTGCAGTTACTCGAATCAGAGATGCCTTGGCATTTGCAACCCACTCATTTTTCCATAAGCATGGATTTCTTTATGTGCAAACTCCAATTATTACCACCAGTGACTGTGAGGGTGCTGGTGAGATGTTTCAAGTCACAACCTTGATTAGTGGAGCTGAAAAGTTGGAAAAGGATCTGATTGAGAACCCTCCTCCATCAGAAGCAAACATAGAGGCTGCCAAGCTTAATGTCAAGCAGAGAGGTGATGATGTCGCTCAGCTGAAATCTGCTAAAGCAAGTAAGCAGGATATTGATGCTGCTGTGGTTGAGCTTAAAAAGGCAAAGGATAATGTCTTAAAGCTAGAGGAGCGATCTAAGCTTCAACCTGGTATCCCTCGAAAGGATGGGAAGGTTGATTATACCCAAGATTTCTTCGCCCGTCAAGCCTTTTTGACTGTTTCTGGCCAGTTACAAGTTGAATCTTATGCGTGTGCTCTTAGTAGTGTCTATACATTTGGGCCTACTTTTCGAGCTGAGAACTCCCATACTTCAAGGCATTTGGCAGAGTTTTGGATGGTGGAGCCAGAAATTGCATTTGCAGAACTTGAG GATGATATGAATTGTGCAGAGGCATATGTGAAATTTCTGTGTCAGTGGTTACTTGACGAATGTAGGGAAGACATGGAATTTATGGCTGACAAAATTGATAAAACTTGCATTGATCGTCTAGCAATGGTTGCTAAAACACCCTTTAAACGGATTAGTTATACAGAAGCAGTGGATCTGCTAATTGATGCTGTGAAAAAGGGTAAGAAGTTTGAGAATCATGTAGAGTGGGGGATTGATTTGGCATCTGAGCACGAAAG ATACCTGACAGAGGTATTATTTCAAAAGCCTGTTATCGTTTACAACTATCCTAAAGGGATCAAAGCATTCTACATGAGGCTCAACGATGATTTGAAAACAGTGGCTGCTATGGATGTCTTGGTACCAAAG GTGGGAGAGTTGATTGGGGGAAGCCAAAGGGAAGAGCGTTACGATGTTATTATCAGCAG GATTGAGGAGATGGGTCTGCCTGTTGAGCCATATGAGTGGTACCTTGACTTGCGGCGCTTCGGGACTGTCAAAcattgtggttttggtttaggATTCGAACGAATGGTTCTGTTTGCTACCGGGATTGACAACATTAGAGATGTGATTCCTTTCCCTAGATATCCAGGAAGGGCAGATCTTTGA